The Firmicutes bacterium CAG:345 genomic sequence GACTTTGTCGAATTTCTTTAACAAATCCAAATCTCTAACTACCAAATCGGATTTCGTGCATATCAATAGTTCTGCGTCAACACCCACCAATTGTTCCAATAGTTTTCTAGTGTTCTTGTATTTGGCTTCTTCTGGCAGATACCCATCGGTCACAGTCCCAATGATGATATGCTCGCCTTTGAATTTATCTAGATTCTTGATTGGCTGCCAGTTCTTGACATCCAAAAACGTTCCCCATTCTTCCGTATGGCCTGTGAATCTTTTCATAAATGAGGCATAGCAGTATCTGCAGCCATGGGTGCATCCGACATAGGGGTTGACGCAATATCCTCCTATAGGGGCGTTAGATTTGGTCATTACGTCTTTGACTTGGATTTGTCTGATGACTATGTTCTTATTCATCTTTTAGATTCTCCTTTACTTTATTTAACAATCTATCTAACTCACTTGCCTCTTCTTCGTTAAGGCCTTTGTAGAAAATATCGCCCATTCTTTTCGTGGCCTTGATTATCTTGTTTTCAAGTGACAGCGTCTTGTCGCTTAAATAGATAATCAGGCTCCTTTTGTCCTCCTTGGATTCCTCGACAATCAAAAGGCCGTCGTTCTTCATCCTCTCCACCATCGAGGACAACGTTGTTTTGGCCAAAGAAGTCCTTTTAGATAATTCGATCAAGGAGAGTTTTTCATCTTTCCATAAAGAAAATAGGATCCTCCCTTGCTGGCCATTGAATTCGTATATGCCCTCTTCTTTTAGAATCTTGTTGAAAATCCTGTCTTGAAGCTGCTTGATTTGAGAGACGAGGGTCCCGCCGTAATGTTTCTTCATTTCAACGCTTCCTCCATTTCTAAAGCGAGCTCTTGAATTGCGTTTTCTTCGCCCATGATTTTATGAACGAGCTCTTCTTTGAAAAAAATCCTGCAGCCGTATTTTCTAGCGACAGCCACCAAATGACCGACCCATTCCTTTTTGGCATCTATCTTGCCCTTACATTTGCCAGTCTCCGTTCCGATGACCACCCATTTGATTCCAGATAAATCAATGTCGCCCAGATCCTCGAATAACGGCTCAAACGTGACGTGATAGTTCCTGCATTTGATGTTTTCC encodes the following:
- a CDS encoding transcriptional regulators (product inferred by homology to UniProt), with product MKKHYGGTLVSQIKQLQDRIFNKILKEEGIYEFNGQQGRILFSLWKDEKLSLIELSKRTSLAKTTLSSMVERMKNDGLLIVEESKEDKRSLIIYLSDKTLSLENKIIKATKRMGDIFYKGLNEEEASELDRLLNKVKENLKDE